One Sulfolobus sp. S-194 DNA segment encodes these proteins:
- a CDS encoding radical SAM protein, whose product MRKFSVISISAGSCSLSCTYCNSTYIKSMEPAISEEEFYKILKKKYERGVKGFLISGGFDPQGRLLNLKRILPVMKRVKRELEDVIFNIHPGLIERELIEEMSGVVDIVDYEFAYSPRAFESKGIKRSREDYIKVLEDFITRGPKYIVPHIILGFPNDNVEESIKIASSMKPYLINFLVLIPTKGTPSENFSVPQISDVINHVELGSRLMNRKVSIGCMRPYKIKDELDKIVIERGLVERISNPSKKLWGYLEMYDACCSLPLEYLNKFEL is encoded by the coding sequence TTGAGAAAATTTTCTGTTATCAGTATCTCTGCCGGTTCTTGTTCTTTAAGTTGTACATATTGTAATTCAACGTATATAAAGAGTATGGAGCCCGCTATTTCTGAAGAGGAATTTTATAAGATCTTGAAGAAGAAATACGAAAGAGGAGTTAAAGGGTTTTTAATTAGTGGTGGTTTTGATCCTCAAGGGAGATTGCTGAATCTTAAGAGAATATTACCGGTTATGAAAAGGGTTAAAAGAGAGTTGGAGGATGTGATTTTTAATATTCATCCTGGGTTAATAGAAAGGGAATTAATAGAGGAAATGTCTGGTGTTGTTGATATTGTTGATTATGAATTTGCTTATTCACCAAGAGCTTTTGAGAGTAAGGGGATAAAGAGGAGTAGGGAGGATTATATTAAGGTTTTAGAAGATTTTATAACAAGAGGTCCAAAATATATTGTTCCTCATATAATTTTAGGTTTTCCTAACGATAATGTTGAGGAGAGTATCAAGATTGCTTCTTCTATGAAACCTTATCTTATTAATTTCTTAGTCCTTATTCCTACTAAGGGTACTCCATCAGAGAATTTTAGTGTTCCCCAGATTTCTGATGTTATTAACCATGTTGAACTTGGTAGTAGGCTAATGAATAGAAAGGTTAGTATTGGTTGTATGAGACCTTATAAGATTAAGGACGAGTTGGATAAGATAGTAATAGAAAGAGGTCTTGTGGAGAGAATCTCAAATCCTTCCAAAAAATTATGGGGTTATTTAGAAATGTATGATGCTTGTTGTAGTTTACCTTTAGAGTATTTAAATAAATTTGAACTTTAA
- the sufC gene encoding Fe-S cluster assembly ATPase SufC codes for MTTLKIENLHVTVEGKEILKGVSLTINSGEIHVLMGPNGSGKTSLSLAIMGHPKYKITEGKILLDNEDITNLETHEKVKKGLFLAFQNPIEISGVKLSTLLIAEYNRIYGSSQSPIQVISYVKELSKTVGVSDSLLNRGVFEGFSGGEKKRTEILQMLLMKPKIAILDEPDSGVDVDGLRAIAEAIVKLRNENNTGYLIITHYRRILDHVKADKVHVLYRGKIVASGGMELAKLIDEKGYEGILK; via the coding sequence ATGACAACTTTAAAAATCGAAAATCTTCACGTAACAGTAGAAGGTAAAGAAATACTCAAAGGTGTTTCGCTAACTATAAACTCTGGAGAGATTCATGTGCTAATGGGGCCTAACGGAAGTGGCAAGACCTCACTATCGCTAGCCATAATGGGGCATCCTAAATATAAAATAACTGAGGGCAAAATCCTACTAGATAATGAGGATATAACAAATCTTGAAACGCATGAAAAAGTCAAAAAAGGATTATTCTTAGCATTTCAAAATCCCATAGAAATAAGCGGAGTAAAACTTTCTACCTTACTAATAGCGGAGTATAACAGAATTTATGGTTCATCGCAATCCCCAATACAAGTTATAAGTTACGTAAAAGAGTTAAGTAAAACAGTAGGAGTAAGTGACTCATTATTAAACAGAGGTGTTTTTGAGGGATTTAGCGGTGGAGAAAAGAAGAGAACAGAAATCCTACAAATGCTATTAATGAAGCCTAAAATAGCAATACTTGATGAACCAGATTCTGGTGTTGATGTAGATGGTCTTAGAGCTATTGCAGAAGCTATAGTAAAACTTAGAAATGAGAATAATACTGGATACCTAATAATAACTCATTATAGAAGGATCCTTGATCACGTAAAAGCTGATAAAGTTCATGTACTTTATAGAGGTAAAATAGTAGCTTCTGGCGGAATGGAATTAGCTAAACTTATAGATGAAAAAGGATACGAAGGAATCTTGAAATAA
- a CDS encoding FAD-dependent oxidoreductase, producing MIYIIGSGIAGLSAAIALKKTGKKVTLISKRIDGGSTPIAKGGVAASVGSDDSAELHAQDTIKVGDGLCDVKTVNYVTSEAKDVIETFESWGFKFEEDLRLEGGHSKRRVLHKTDETGREIFNFLLKLAIEEGIPIIEDKLLEIRVKDGEVTGFVTEKRGWIEDVDKLVLATGGYSYLYEYSSTQPTNVGDGMAIAFKAGAILADMEFVQFHPTVTNLDGEVFLLTETLRGEGAQIVNENGERFLFNYDKRGELASRDILSRAIYIEMLKGHRVFIDLSKIEDFERKFPVVFKYLARHGYSHKARVPIFPAAHFVDGGIRVNIRGESNIVNLYGIGEVSDSGLHGANRLASNSLLEGLVFGINLPRYVDSSWEGISTDDGIVYSVSILGNRTLSLEEIRRINWENVGIIRNEEKLVKAINTYSSSSQNEVIISYLTALAAEIRKESRGNHFREDYPYKDPNWEKRIYFKLAVQ from the coding sequence ATGATCTATATAATTGGTTCCGGTATTGCTGGTTTATCTGCTGCAATAGCATTAAAAAAGACTGGAAAGAAAGTTACTTTAATAAGTAAAAGAATCGATGGTGGCTCTACTCCAATAGCTAAGGGTGGTGTTGCAGCTTCTGTTGGAAGTGATGATAGTGCAGAGCTACATGCTCAAGACACTATTAAGGTTGGTGACGGATTGTGTGATGTAAAGACTGTTAATTATGTTACATCTGAGGCTAAGGATGTTATAGAGACTTTTGAGAGTTGGGGTTTTAAGTTTGAGGAGGATTTAAGGTTAGAAGGAGGGCATTCTAAGAGGAGAGTTTTACATAAGACTGATGAGACGGGAAGAGAGATATTCAACTTTTTGTTGAAGCTTGCGATTGAGGAAGGAATTCCCATAATTGAGGATAAACTTCTTGAGATAAGGGTTAAAGACGGGGAAGTTACTGGTTTTGTTACGGAAAAGAGGGGTTGGATTGAGGATGTTGATAAGCTTGTTTTAGCTACTGGTGGTTATTCTTATCTTTATGAGTACTCTTCTACTCAGCCTACTAATGTCGGGGATGGTATGGCTATTGCTTTTAAAGCTGGTGCTATTCTTGCTGATATGGAGTTTGTACAATTTCATCCTACTGTTACAAATTTAGATGGAGAGGTTTTCTTACTAACAGAAACTTTAAGGGGTGAAGGTGCACAAATCGTTAATGAGAATGGAGAAAGGTTTTTATTTAATTATGATAAAAGGGGAGAATTAGCCTCTAGGGATATTCTTTCTAGGGCTATTTATATTGAAATGCTAAAGGGACATAGGGTTTTTATTGATTTGAGTAAGATTGAGGATTTTGAAAGAAAGTTTCCTGTTGTTTTTAAGTATTTAGCTAGACATGGTTATAGTCACAAAGCTAGAGTTCCTATATTTCCTGCAGCTCATTTTGTTGATGGAGGTATTAGGGTTAATATTAGAGGGGAAAGCAATATTGTGAATCTTTACGGTATTGGCGAGGTTAGTGATTCTGGTTTACATGGCGCTAATAGGTTAGCTAGTAATTCTCTCTTAGAAGGTTTGGTTTTTGGCATTAATTTGCCAAGATATGTTGATAGTAGTTGGGAGGGAATCTCTACTGATGACGGTATTGTTTACTCTGTTAGCATATTGGGTAATAGGACTCTGTCTCTGGAAGAGATAAGGAGGATTAATTGGGAAAATGTTGGTATAATAAGGAATGAGGAGAAATTGGTTAAGGCTATAAATACTTATTCCAGTTCCTCGCAAAATGAAGTTATTATATCTTATTTGACTGCATTAGCTGCTGAAATAAGAAAGGAGAGTAGAGGTAATCATTTTAGGGAGGATTATCCTTATAAGGATCCTAATTGGGAAAAAAGGATTTACTTTAAGTTAGCTGTTCAGTAG
- a CDS encoding ATP-binding protein: MGQKLIFDERPKDNRKDLFDREIEIEKIEKAVTSRKPLILILGVRRIGKTSVLQTALNELNENWILLDCRKLKENYSRRDIYTLIAQSLSRRIDKLKNVLEKINGISILGNQIEIKWKGRNYISLADLFDHLNEKRVIIAIDEAQKLRGPMSNEIKEAIAHAYDYDKNLTFILTGSEIGLLYDFLGVSNPKSPLYGRYYEEIVLERFDKEKSKEMLKRGFEELSFKVNDNVLEEIYEEFGGIPGWLVFAGLQYYSGKSLKELKEMAVQIALNEIENLLNRTPAKRRYKIVMKCIARGSDNWTKVKECLEKEEGSIISSSVLSNILNSLEKMSIIKDYTFLDPVYRDASMKLAVR; this comes from the coding sequence TTGGGGCAGAAGTTGATATTTGATGAGAGACCAAAAGATAATAGAAAGGACTTATTTGACAGAGAAATTGAAATTGAAAAGATCGAAAAAGCTGTAACTTCAAGAAAACCACTAATCCTTATACTAGGAGTTAGAAGAATAGGTAAGACCTCAGTTTTACAAACAGCACTTAACGAGTTAAACGAAAACTGGATCTTACTTGACTGCAGAAAGCTCAAGGAAAACTACAGTAGAAGAGACATCTACACACTAATAGCCCAGTCTTTAAGCAGAAGAATTGACAAATTGAAAAATGTTCTTGAAAAAATAAACGGGATAAGTATTCTTGGTAATCAAATAGAGATAAAATGGAAGGGAAGGAATTACATAAGCCTCGCAGATCTCTTTGATCACTTGAACGAAAAAAGGGTAATTATTGCAATAGATGAAGCTCAGAAACTTAGAGGTCCTATGTCTAATGAGATTAAAGAAGCAATAGCACATGCTTATGACTATGATAAAAATCTTACTTTCATTCTCACAGGGTCAGAGATAGGCTTACTTTACGACTTTCTAGGGGTCAGCAATCCTAAGTCGCCTCTCTACGGCAGATATTATGAAGAGATAGTTCTAGAGAGGTTTGATAAGGAGAAGAGTAAGGAGATGCTGAAGAGAGGATTTGAAGAACTCTCATTTAAAGTTAATGATAACGTACTAGAGGAGATATATGAAGAATTTGGTGGAATTCCAGGCTGGTTAGTCTTTGCGGGTTTACAGTATTACAGCGGTAAGAGCTTAAAGGAGTTAAAAGAGATGGCAGTACAAATCGCATTAAACGAAATAGAAAACTTGTTGAATAGAACTCCAGCTAAGAGAAGGTATAAAATTGTAATGAAATGCATTGCTAGGGGGAGTGATAATTGGACTAAGGTTAAGGAATGTTTAGAGAAAGAGGAAGGATCAATTATATCATCAAGTGTATTAAGCAATATTTTAAACAGCCTAGAGAAAATGAGCATTATAAAAGACTATACGTTCTTAGATCCAGTCTACAGAGATGCGTCTATGAAATTGGCAGTTAGATAA
- a CDS encoding radical SAM protein, which translates to MKVLLSSGTYYYLKRGIKVSETAYALEYGGCEGKCKFCTQSILSNADKTYLSRVKWYLVDFNDETAEKLSVFSRFCLQTIIKKGFVDEVIDILKLAKNKHKSVTITPIDVSYLYKFKELNVDYLGVGLDTVKRLWDYVGKPYTFDEYMKFIKEAIRVFGRGHVYVHLIVGLGESDDELISLMKELKDIGAEVALFAFTPVKGTPFENLERPSLERYRYIQRMRYLIFEGKNSKLAYLTSGCPSCDRPYYNEDPRDNLYNIPLRDFRWYMGL; encoded by the coding sequence ATGAAAGTTTTGCTTTCTTCCGGTACTTACTACTATTTAAAAAGGGGTATAAAGGTTAGTGAGACTGCTTATGCTTTGGAATATGGCGGTTGTGAAGGTAAATGTAAGTTCTGTACACAATCCATCTTATCTAATGCTGATAAGACTTATTTATCTAGGGTTAAGTGGTACTTAGTTGATTTTAATGATGAGACTGCTGAGAAACTTTCTGTTTTTTCTCGTTTTTGTTTACAGACTATAATAAAGAAGGGCTTTGTTGATGAGGTTATTGATATTCTTAAGCTTGCTAAAAATAAGCATAAGTCTGTTACCATAACTCCCATAGATGTAAGTTATTTGTATAAATTTAAGGAGTTAAATGTTGATTATTTAGGCGTTGGTTTGGATACTGTTAAGAGACTTTGGGATTATGTTGGTAAGCCTTATACTTTTGATGAGTATATGAAGTTTATAAAGGAAGCTATTAGAGTTTTTGGAAGGGGTCATGTTTATGTTCATTTAATAGTTGGCCTTGGTGAGAGCGATGATGAGTTAATTAGTTTGATGAAAGAGTTAAAAGATATTGGCGCTGAAGTTGCTTTGTTTGCTTTTACTCCAGTTAAGGGCACTCCTTTTGAGAATTTAGAGAGACCTTCTCTTGAGAGGTATAGGTACATTCAAAGAATGAGATACTTAATATTTGAGGGGAAGAATTCTAAACTTGCATATTTAACATCTGGTTGTCCATCTTGTGATAGACCTTATTATAATGAAGATCCTAGAGATAATTTGTATAATATTCCTTTGAGGGATTTCCGTTGGTATATGGGTTTATAA
- a CDS encoding SufD family Fe-S cluster assembly protein — MSIIDFSSVQKYISNLENKGERQKLLSLAESLPYQVINDSPTVKHYTEWSDYDKLNLTIFPSSNNIKKYEIEGYKTIYIQDDNITGGEISFEPTNNLIKADETKLVSLTLALSKKLKINIEDSSKILIYHNVTEKGYISPANIEINVKEGAIADIIYLAENEIPDSLQSSIISLKVGRDSQVNFTLIAKSTYIYNYSKVYCEGELNATLFATKSKMAHIEYTTILDKEARSVFSAKSIGRDNDKIDMKVNVQHEGLRSISEGNLKGIATDNALVVVRGDASVNQTAFDSSTSIIGRAYILGKDAKSIVAPMLEVKTGRVLMAKHSASVSRVPDDLIFYLENRGLSRKEAESFLIRGFIEDEKDPEILKKVIEETLAESKIIVSV, encoded by the coding sequence ATGAGTATAATCGATTTTTCTTCTGTACAAAAATACATTTCTAATTTGGAAAATAAAGGAGAAAGACAAAAATTACTTTCTTTAGCAGAATCATTACCATACCAAGTTATAAACGATTCTCCTACAGTTAAACATTATACTGAATGGAGTGATTACGATAAACTTAATTTAACAATCTTTCCCTCTTCAAACAACATAAAGAAATATGAAATAGAAGGATACAAAACAATCTATATACAAGATGATAATATAACAGGAGGAGAAATCAGTTTTGAACCGACTAATAATCTAATAAAAGCAGATGAAACTAAGCTTGTCTCTTTAACATTAGCGTTATCAAAAAAACTGAAAATAAACATAGAAGATTCATCAAAAATCTTAATATATCATAACGTAACAGAAAAAGGTTACATTTCTCCAGCTAACATAGAAATAAATGTGAAGGAAGGAGCAATAGCAGATATAATATATCTAGCTGAAAACGAAATACCAGACTCTCTTCAATCATCGATTATTTCTCTAAAGGTAGGAAGAGATTCCCAAGTTAATTTCACATTAATTGCCAAATCTACATACATTTATAATTATAGTAAAGTTTATTGTGAAGGAGAACTTAACGCAACATTATTTGCTACTAAATCAAAAATGGCGCATATAGAATATACAACAATTCTAGATAAAGAGGCAAGATCAGTCTTTAGTGCTAAATCAATAGGTAGGGATAATGATAAAATAGACATGAAAGTAAACGTACAACATGAAGGATTAAGAAGTATTAGTGAAGGAAACCTAAAAGGAATAGCTACTGATAATGCGTTAGTAGTTGTAAGGGGAGATGCATCAGTAAATCAAACAGCATTTGATTCATCTACGTCGATAATAGGTAGAGCATATATATTGGGTAAAGATGCAAAATCGATAGTGGCACCTATGTTAGAAGTAAAGACTGGAAGAGTATTAATGGCTAAGCATTCTGCATCAGTATCTAGAGTACCAGATGATTTAATATTTTATTTAGAAAATAGAGGATTAAGTAGAAAAGAAGCAGAATCATTTCTAATAAGAGGATTCATAGAAGATGAAAAAGATCCAGAGATCTTAAAGAAAGTAATTGAAGAAACTCTTGCGGAAAGTAAGATAATAGTTTCGGTTTAG
- the sufB gene encoding Fe-S cluster assembly protein SufB, with protein sequence MPEEKFSLDINEIINATIEAKNNNLSQSEFHKRVVESGLSKDVIVEISKLKKEPEWMLKLRLKGLELFEKLPTPNWLPDFLSELDVSKMEIYIKPDVERTSNWDEVPPEIRKYYEQLGIPQSEQQYLGGLVATFESESIYSNVKQELAKKGVIMMPPEEAIQKYPDIIKEYFTKIFPVSDHKFAALHGALWSGGVFVYVPKGVKITTPVEGFFVIGSEMEGQFEHTLIIADEGSYIHFIEGCSAPQFKKFSFHDGMVELYAKKNAYIKFTTIQNWSKNVINFNNKRAWADENSTVEWVEGSLGSKYSFVYPSTILRGRNASSTSLVVTMTSGEGEWKDSGSKMIHAAPYTKSKVVNKNIGFNGGVNIYRGLIRVNKGATGAKAFVKCDSLMLDDKTKAYTYPHNQVLEEDADVGHEAHTFRMNEDQLFYLMNRGIDEKESVSMLVLGFIDEIMKELPFEYATMLNKVIKLELDKLGAVA encoded by the coding sequence ATGCCAGAAGAGAAATTCTCGCTTGATATTAACGAGATCATAAATGCTACAATAGAGGCTAAAAATAATAACCTTAGTCAAAGTGAGTTTCATAAACGTGTGGTAGAATCTGGGCTAAGCAAAGACGTAATCGTTGAAATTTCAAAACTTAAAAAAGAACCAGAATGGATGTTAAAATTAAGATTAAAGGGCTTAGAATTATTTGAAAAACTCCCAACTCCTAATTGGTTACCCGATTTCCTTTCCGAATTGGATGTTTCAAAAATGGAAATTTACATAAAGCCTGATGTAGAAAGAACATCAAATTGGGACGAAGTACCACCAGAAATAAGAAAATATTATGAACAACTAGGAATTCCTCAATCAGAACAACAATACTTAGGAGGTTTAGTTGCAACATTTGAATCAGAATCAATTTACTCTAATGTTAAACAAGAGTTAGCAAAGAAAGGAGTAATAATGATGCCACCAGAAGAAGCAATACAAAAATACCCAGATATAATAAAAGAATACTTCACAAAAATCTTTCCCGTTTCCGATCATAAATTCGCTGCGCTTCATGGTGCCTTATGGAGTGGTGGAGTATTCGTATATGTGCCAAAAGGTGTGAAAATAACAACACCAGTTGAAGGATTCTTCGTAATAGGAAGTGAAATGGAAGGACAATTTGAACATACATTGATAATCGCAGATGAAGGTTCATACATACATTTCATCGAAGGATGCTCAGCGCCACAATTTAAGAAATTCTCATTTCACGATGGTATGGTAGAATTATACGCCAAAAAGAACGCTTACATAAAGTTCACTACAATACAGAACTGGAGCAAAAACGTGATTAATTTCAATAATAAGAGAGCATGGGCTGATGAAAATTCAACCGTGGAATGGGTTGAAGGTTCTTTAGGATCAAAATATAGTTTCGTTTATCCATCAACAATATTAAGAGGAAGAAATGCATCATCAACAAGCTTAGTGGTCACAATGACTAGTGGAGAAGGGGAGTGGAAAGATAGTGGTTCAAAAATGATTCACGCAGCACCTTATACTAAGAGCAAAGTAGTAAACAAAAACATAGGTTTTAACGGCGGAGTAAATATATACAGAGGCTTAATAAGAGTTAACAAAGGAGCTACTGGGGCAAAAGCATTTGTGAAATGTGATTCCCTAATGCTCGATGACAAAACTAAGGCCTATACATATCCACACAATCAAGTATTGGAAGAAGATGCAGATGTAGGGCATGAAGCCCACACATTCAGAATGAACGAGGATCAGCTCTTCTATTTAATGAATAGAGGTATAGACGAAAAGGAATCAGTTTCAATGTTAGTCTTAGGATTTATTGATGAGATTATGAAAGAGCTACCATTTGAGTACGCTACCATGCTAAATAAGGTTATAAAGTTGGAATTAGATAAGCTAGGTGCAGTGGCATAA
- a CDS encoding ribbon-helix-helix protein, CopG family: MRVVTFKIEEDLLQQLDLYALNNRITRSEIIREALIRYLREKKAAAGI, from the coding sequence ATGAGAGTAGTTACATTCAAAATAGAGGAGGATTTGTTACAACAACTAGATCTATATGCTTTGAACAATAGGATTACCAGAAGTGAAATAATAAGGGAAGCTTTAATAAGATACTTAAGGGAGAAAAAAGCCGCTGCGGGGATTTGA
- a CDS encoding AbrB/MazE/SpoVT family DNA-binding domain-containing protein, producing the protein MSDETTRFSKDVETRKVQRLGSSSLFITLPKKWINKWGIKPGDKIIMEVSEDGTLRLVAEKIKLNSNKRSVKIDIDSFKQSMTTAIPCLYALGYDEIIFSSRKNLEHKEVEDVMNFSKQLVGIEVSEVAEDRIKLDCLLDTEKIGIESLLRRILNIIAKKVDDIIAILKGQNQSEVQSTIEDLRRVYLMLLRRSMGGRYNSERDTLRNFIIAVNSSILLRVYHVMQKLNGVIKKDEKLRNDQEINKKLIEVFQKINDLFDEIIMSILFPSIKRISNGFTLISQIKLALSQINTDNQILLSYMDDLLTMLEEALNNSSCSLFLEEAPWIERNLSS; encoded by the coding sequence TTGTCTGATGAAACAACAAGATTTTCAAAAGATGTAGAAACTAGGAAAGTTCAGAGATTAGGTTCTTCTTCTCTATTTATAACATTACCTAAAAAATGGATAAACAAATGGGGAATTAAACCAGGAGATAAAATAATTATGGAAGTATCTGAAGACGGCACTTTGCGTTTAGTTGCTGAAAAAATAAAATTAAATTCAAATAAAAGGTCTGTAAAAATCGATATTGATAGTTTTAAGCAATCAATGACTACAGCAATCCCTTGTTTATATGCACTAGGTTATGATGAGATAATATTTTCTTCTAGGAAAAATTTGGAACATAAAGAAGTAGAAGATGTGATGAATTTCTCAAAGCAATTAGTAGGCATAGAAGTATCTGAAGTTGCAGAAGATAGAATAAAACTCGACTGTTTACTAGATACTGAAAAAATAGGGATAGAATCTCTACTAAGAAGAATACTGAATATTATAGCTAAAAAAGTAGATGATATTATAGCTATTCTTAAAGGTCAGAACCAGTCCGAAGTACAATCTACAATAGAAGATCTTAGAAGAGTATACCTTATGTTATTAAGGAGAAGTATGGGTGGAAGATACAATTCTGAAAGAGATACCCTAAGGAATTTCATTATAGCTGTAAATTCTTCTATATTGTTAAGAGTATACCACGTAATGCAAAAACTTAATGGAGTTATAAAAAAAGATGAAAAACTGAGAAATGACCAAGAGATAAATAAAAAGTTAATAGAAGTATTTCAAAAAATAAACGATTTATTTGATGAAATAATTATGAGTATATTATTTCCAAGTATAAAGAGAATTTCTAACGGATTTACCCTAATATCGCAGATTAAACTAGCCCTATCGCAAATAAATACAGATAATCAAATTCTCCTAAGTTACATGGACGATCTACTTACCATGTTAGAAGAAGCATTAAACAACTCCTCATGTTCATTATTCCTTGAAGAAGCCCCCTGGATAGAGAGAAATTTAAGCTCATAA
- the nadA gene encoding quinolinate synthase NadA, with product MPDAMELIKEIKNLKRNKNAIILGHNYMEYGVQLVSDFTGDSYDLAVKAMKTNADIIVFAGVYFMAEQAAALNPDKKVLSPDPNAGCSLSDSLDVETLKKYKEMYPNAPIVLYINTSIYTKALADYIVTSSTAIKVVKSLNSDTIIFGPDANLANYVERKTGKRLIKVPPNGRCIVHANYTRQLLELARKKYPNAILMAHPESPLEILEASDFVGSTNQMIKFAKDSPYKEFIVATELGMINALKLQVPEKTFYPLVTTEACACARCPYMAMITLEKIKRSLEEEIYEVKVPKDIAERAKEAFERTMRLLNS from the coding sequence ATGCCAGATGCAATGGAGTTAATAAAAGAAATAAAGAATTTAAAGAGAAATAAAAACGCTATAATTTTAGGTCATAATTATATGGAGTATGGAGTACAATTAGTATCAGATTTCACTGGAGATTCTTATGATTTAGCAGTAAAAGCAATGAAAACAAACGCAGACATTATAGTATTTGCTGGAGTATACTTTATGGCGGAACAAGCAGCAGCATTAAATCCAGATAAAAAGGTGCTATCCCCGGACCCTAATGCCGGGTGCTCTTTATCAGACTCCTTAGATGTAGAGACTTTAAAGAAATATAAAGAGATGTATCCTAATGCTCCAATAGTATTGTATATTAACACTAGTATTTATACAAAAGCACTAGCAGATTATATTGTAACTTCTTCAACTGCGATAAAGGTAGTGAAAAGCTTAAACTCGGACACTATAATATTCGGTCCAGACGCAAACTTAGCAAATTACGTTGAGAGAAAAACTGGGAAGAGATTAATAAAAGTACCACCAAACGGAAGATGTATAGTCCATGCTAATTACACAAGACAATTACTTGAATTAGCAAGAAAGAAATATCCTAACGCAATACTTATGGCACATCCAGAAAGCCCATTAGAAATATTAGAAGCATCAGACTTTGTAGGCTCAACAAATCAAATGATAAAATTTGCTAAAGACAGTCCCTATAAAGAATTCATAGTAGCTACAGAGTTAGGGATGATAAACGCATTAAAACTACAAGTACCAGAAAAAACATTCTACCCATTAGTCACTACTGAAGCTTGCGCTTGTGCAAGATGTCCTTACATGGCTATGATAACATTAGAAAAAATAAAAAGATCACTAGAAGAAGAAATTTATGAAGTAAAAGTACCTAAAGATATAGCAGAAAGAGCAAAAGAAGCATTTGAAAGGACAATGAGGCTACTGAACAGCTAA
- a CDS encoding biotin/lipoate A/B protein ligase family protein, translating into MRFIIEGGERGERQMALDETMLLLLTKDLIPETVRFWNFKPTTLTLGRFLAVKDWVNEEELRRFNFPLVRRFTGGGPALHDENGEITWSIAIKGNDLMKAYQIIAKALINALSYFGLKGEFSPINDIIVQGKKIVGMAGAIKRNSILIHGTFMYATNPEFMKVIKSPKAKEAERGEAKSRVTTISLLLGYNVLRKEALEALIEGFKSVFNLEDGKLTDIEKEFSESLRFKYSNPQWTYLR; encoded by the coding sequence ATGAGATTTATAATTGAAGGGGGCGAACGTGGAGAGAGGCAAATGGCTCTTGATGAGACTATGCTTCTGCTTCTTACCAAAGATTTGATACCAGAAACAGTTAGGTTCTGGAATTTTAAACCTACAACTTTAACGCTTGGTAGATTTTTGGCAGTTAAGGATTGGGTTAATGAGGAAGAATTGAGGCGTTTTAATTTTCCATTAGTAAGGCGTTTTACCGGTGGTGGTCCGGCTTTACATGACGAGAATGGTGAGATTACCTGGAGTATTGCTATTAAGGGTAATGATTTAATGAAAGCTTATCAAATTATTGCTAAAGCGTTAATTAACGCTCTTTCCTACTTTGGTTTAAAGGGTGAATTTTCACCAATAAATGATATTATTGTTCAAGGTAAGAAGATTGTTGGGATGGCTGGGGCTATTAAGAGGAATTCTATTTTAATTCACGGTACTTTTATGTATGCAACAAACCCTGAGTTTATGAAGGTCATTAAGTCTCCAAAGGCCAAGGAAGCTGAAAGGGGTGAGGCTAAGTCCAGAGTTACTACTATTTCTTTACTTTTAGGTTATAATGTATTAAGGAAGGAGGCTTTAGAGGCTTTAATTGAGGGTTTTAAGTCTGTTTTTAATCTTGAGGATGGTAAGTTAACTGACATAGAGAAGGAGTTTAGTGAATCATTAAGGTTTAAATATAGTAATCCCCAATGGACTTATTTGAGATGA